In Euphorbia lathyris chromosome 9, ddEupLath1.1, whole genome shotgun sequence, the following are encoded in one genomic region:
- the LOC136205517 gene encoding ADP-glucose phosphorylase isoform X2: MSQTKDKTEKMASPSPIPSRSPEIRHDALTNRWVIFSPARAKRPTDFKSKSPHNPSANNTPCPFCIGHEHECAPEIFRVPSDPAWKIRVIENLYPALSRNLANPSQNNQCLELDCADRTLTGFGFHDVVIEAPVHSVQLVDMEPTEIGEVLLAYKKRIEQIMVFESIVYIQVFKNHGASAGASMSHSHSQIMALPIIPPSVSARLDGTKEYFEKMGKCCLCVVNMEKFLIDETTHFISIVPFAATYPFEIWIIPRDHSSHFHEVDSEMAVDLGTLLKLMLRKMCIQLNNPPFNFMIQTAPLQRL; encoded by the exons ATGTCCCAGACTAAGGACAAAACAGAAAAAATGGCATCACCATCTCCAATTCCAAGTCGGAGCCCCGAAATCAGGCACGACGCACTCACCAATCGCTGGGTTATATTCTCGCCCGCCCGAGCTAAAAGACCCACTGATTTCAAATCCAAATCTCCTCACAACCCTAGCGCTAATAATACCCCATGCCCCTTCTGCATCGGCCACGAGCATGAGTGTGCTCCCGAAATCTTCCGGGTTCCATCCGACCCTGCCTGGAAGATTCGGGTCATTGAGAATCTCTATCCCGCGTTGAGCAGAAATCTTGCTAACCCCTCTCAGAATAACCAATGCCTGGAACTGGATTGCGCCGATCGGACTTTGACCGGCTTTGGTTTCCATGACGTGGTGATAGAGGCTCCAGTTCATTCCGTGCAGTTGGTAGATATGGAACCCACAGAGATCGGTGAGGTTTTGCTCGCTTATAAGAAGAGGATTGAGCAGATTATGGTCTTTGAATCTATCGTATACATACAG GTGTTCAAGAATCATGGTGCTTCTGCTGGGGCTTCAATGAGTCACTCTCACAGTCAGATAATGGCACTCCCTATCATACCGCCTTCTGTTTCTGCCCGACTTGATGGCACAAAGGAGTACTTCGAGAAAATGGGGAAATGTTGTCTCTGTGTGGTTAACATGGAAAAGTTTCTAATAGATGAAACAACTCATTTTATCTCGATCGTTCCTTTTGCTGCTACATATCCATTCGAGATTTGGATTATTCCTAGGGATCACTCTTCTCATTTCCATGAAGTAGATAGTGAGATG GCTGTTGATCTTGGGACATTGCTGAAGCTCATGCTCAGAAAAATGTGTATACAATTGAATAACCCACCATTTAATTTCATGATCCAGACAGCTCCACTTCAG AGGTTATGA
- the LOC136205517 gene encoding ADP-glucose phosphorylase isoform X3, giving the protein MSQTKDKTEKMASPSPIPSRSPEIRHDALTNRWVIFSPARAKRPTDFKSKSPHNPSANNTPCPFCIGHEHECAPEIFRVPSDPAWKIRVIENLYPALSRNLANPSQNNQCLELDCADRTLTGFGFHDVVIEAPVHSVQLVDMEPTEIGEVLLAYKKRIEQIMVFESIVYIQVFKNHGASAGASMSHSHSQIMALPIIPPSVSARLDGTKEYFEKMGKCCLCVVNMEKFLIDETTHFISIVPFAATYPFEIWIIPRDHSSHFHEVDSEMAVDLGTLLKLMLRKMCIQLNNPPFNFMIQTAPLQVN; this is encoded by the exons ATGTCCCAGACTAAGGACAAAACAGAAAAAATGGCATCACCATCTCCAATTCCAAGTCGGAGCCCCGAAATCAGGCACGACGCACTCACCAATCGCTGGGTTATATTCTCGCCCGCCCGAGCTAAAAGACCCACTGATTTCAAATCCAAATCTCCTCACAACCCTAGCGCTAATAATACCCCATGCCCCTTCTGCATCGGCCACGAGCATGAGTGTGCTCCCGAAATCTTCCGGGTTCCATCCGACCCTGCCTGGAAGATTCGGGTCATTGAGAATCTCTATCCCGCGTTGAGCAGAAATCTTGCTAACCCCTCTCAGAATAACCAATGCCTGGAACTGGATTGCGCCGATCGGACTTTGACCGGCTTTGGTTTCCATGACGTGGTGATAGAGGCTCCAGTTCATTCCGTGCAGTTGGTAGATATGGAACCCACAGAGATCGGTGAGGTTTTGCTCGCTTATAAGAAGAGGATTGAGCAGATTATGGTCTTTGAATCTATCGTATACATACAG GTGTTCAAGAATCATGGTGCTTCTGCTGGGGCTTCAATGAGTCACTCTCACAGTCAGATAATGGCACTCCCTATCATACCGCCTTCTGTTTCTGCCCGACTTGATGGCACAAAGGAGTACTTCGAGAAAATGGGGAAATGTTGTCTCTGTGTGGTTAACATGGAAAAGTTTCTAATAGATGAAACAACTCATTTTATCTCGATCGTTCCTTTTGCTGCTACATATCCATTCGAGATTTGGATTATTCCTAGGGATCACTCTTCTCATTTCCATGAAGTAGATAGTGAGATG GCTGTTGATCTTGGGACATTGCTGAAGCTCATGCTCAGAAAAATGTGTATACAATTGAATAACCCACCATTTAATTTCATGATCCAGACAGCTCCACTTCAG GTTAATTGA
- the LOC136205517 gene encoding ADP-glucose phosphorylase isoform X1 — protein sequence MSQTKDKTEKMASPSPIPSRSPEIRHDALTNRWVIFSPARAKRPTDFKSKSPHNPSANNTPCPFCIGHEHECAPEIFRVPSDPAWKIRVIENLYPALSRNLANPSQNNQCLELDCADRTLTGFGFHDVVIEAPVHSVQLVDMEPTEIGEVLLAYKKRIEQIMVFESIVYIQVFKNHGASAGASMSHSHSQIMALPIIPPSVSARLDGTKEYFEKMGKCCLCVVNMEKFLIDETTHFISIVPFAATYPFEIWIIPRDHSSHFHEVDSEMAVDLGTLLKLMLRKMCIQLNNPPFNFMIQTAPLQVKESQLPYTHWYLQIVPQLSGVGGFEMGSGCYINPVFPEDAAKVLREVNLTTKA from the exons ATGTCCCAGACTAAGGACAAAACAGAAAAAATGGCATCACCATCTCCAATTCCAAGTCGGAGCCCCGAAATCAGGCACGACGCACTCACCAATCGCTGGGTTATATTCTCGCCCGCCCGAGCTAAAAGACCCACTGATTTCAAATCCAAATCTCCTCACAACCCTAGCGCTAATAATACCCCATGCCCCTTCTGCATCGGCCACGAGCATGAGTGTGCTCCCGAAATCTTCCGGGTTCCATCCGACCCTGCCTGGAAGATTCGGGTCATTGAGAATCTCTATCCCGCGTTGAGCAGAAATCTTGCTAACCCCTCTCAGAATAACCAATGCCTGGAACTGGATTGCGCCGATCGGACTTTGACCGGCTTTGGTTTCCATGACGTGGTGATAGAGGCTCCAGTTCATTCCGTGCAGTTGGTAGATATGGAACCCACAGAGATCGGTGAGGTTTTGCTCGCTTATAAGAAGAGGATTGAGCAGATTATGGTCTTTGAATCTATCGTATACATACAG GTGTTCAAGAATCATGGTGCTTCTGCTGGGGCTTCAATGAGTCACTCTCACAGTCAGATAATGGCACTCCCTATCATACCGCCTTCTGTTTCTGCCCGACTTGATGGCACAAAGGAGTACTTCGAGAAAATGGGGAAATGTTGTCTCTGTGTGGTTAACATGGAAAAGTTTCTAATAGATGAAACAACTCATTTTATCTCGATCGTTCCTTTTGCTGCTACATATCCATTCGAGATTTGGATTATTCCTAGGGATCACTCTTCTCATTTCCATGAAGTAGATAGTGAGATG GCTGTTGATCTTGGGACATTGCTGAAGCTCATGCTCAGAAAAATGTGTATACAATTGAATAACCCACCATTTAATTTCATGATCCAGACAGCTCCACTTCAGGTTAAAGAATCACAATTACCTTATACTCACTGGTATTTACAAATAGTTCCTCAATTAAGTGGGGTGGGAGGGTTTGAAATGGGATCTGGTTGTTATATAAATCCTGTTTTCCCTGAGGATGCTGCAAAAGTTCTGAGAGAAGTTAATCTCACAACAAAGGCTTGA